Below is a genomic region from Leptospira venezuelensis.
TTACTGCCGGTCAGCCGGCTCCAAAAAAGTTTAAACCCAGGTTTTATCTTTCTTATACTGAAAAATTTTTCCTTCCAAACTTCCAATTTATCGGAGAAGGGAAACTTCTCCCAATATGTGTTTTTAAATTCCTCGTCCGCACCTAGTCTTAAAAAAGGTTCATAGAATAAACCCTTAGAATCATCAAAACCTTCCGGGCTGATCACATAAAAAACCGCCTTAGGCTTAATCCCAGCATCTATAATTTTGCGAAACCAATAGAAACCATAAGCAGGAACAGCCTGCGGTCCTGAAAAATTATACACAGTCCAATCTTTTGCAAAAGAACTTGGAAGTGTTTTGATAGAGTAAGGATAGGCTCTGGAATCTCCGAATGCCAAAAGTAAATTTTTATCTTTAAGAGAAGATTCCTTCTGAAGTTTCTCGAATAGATGTTTTCTTTGGGTATAATAGACAGGATTCCCTTCTTGGTAAAAAGAAGTTTGAAAGAAGTCCAAAAGAAAAATTTTATCCGCGAAGAATAAAACGATCAGAAAGAGTAAAGGAAGATAGATATATTTCTTTTTCATGATATTTCTCAGAATTGTCCGTAAAAGAAATCAGCGTTTCCGCTAGGTAAAGCAAGTAAGACTAAGATCCACACGATTGGAAGAAGTGCCATTTTCCACTGGAATTTAACCTTAAATTTATCAGGCCATTCTTCCGCAGAATGGAATAGGATCGCGACTAAAAGTGCAAAAATACAAGGTTCCATATTCGGGAAAGCTACCCCATTCGACCAAACGAATATTCTTTGCACAGCTGCTAGAGCAGATCCAAAATCAGGAGTGAAGAATAATATCCAAGAGATACTGTAAATATTCAGAACAAACAAGTAAGTGATAGTTCTCTTCACATATGGGATCTCAGGTAGGATCGTAATTTTCCAATCAGTTAAAACTCTTTCGATAGAAAGATATAAACCTGTTAAAACTCCCCAAAGAAGATAATTCAAATTTGCTCCGTGCCAGAGTCCACCCAAAGCAAATGCTACGAGATAATTAAAACAAGTGCGTAATGTTCCACTTCTGGAACCACCAAGTGGTATATACAAATAATCGCGGATCCAAAAGGAGAAGGTTAAATGCCATCTTCTCCAAAAATCTCCAAATCCATTAAAGAAGAATGGAGCCCTAAAGTTTTGAGGAAGAGTAAATCCTAAAAGTTTCCCCATTCCCCTTGCAATATCAGTCAGTCCTGAAAAATCCAAATACAGATAGATTGCAAAGAAATACACTGTATTTAACAGTGCTGCTCCAGAAAAAGCGGATGTTTCTGCAAATACCTGAAATATAGAGCCTGACATCAAAACAGAAACTACCGATTTCTTAAAAAGACCGATCACTACGAGCCAAAGCCCATCCACCATATCTTCCTTTTCCATTTTAGGAGAATCGAATTGAGTAGCTACATCATTAAACCTTAATATAGGCCCTGCGATCATTACAGGAAAAAGGAAAATA
It encodes:
- a CDS encoding MBOAT family O-acyltransferase, with amino-acid sequence MNFTSLEFLFFFCLVFLVYWNLPDALKKYFLILSSALFYAFSSWKFLFHLIIVVAINWAFIRFFLSKKWFLPVSVGFNVLNLAFFKYFYFFADIIGIFFGIPDFQNKVSLDGILSKSLDWAGFEVVLPLTISYYTFQFISLLVDKKKGIITEDIGFFKLTSYIFLFPVMIAGPILRFNDVATQFDSPKMEKEDMVDGLWLVVIGLFKKSVVSVLMSGSIFQVFAETSAFSGAALLNTVYFFAIYLYLDFSGLTDIARGMGKLLGFTLPQNFRAPFFFNGFGDFWRRWHLTFSFWIRDYLYIPLGGSRSGTLRTCFNYLVAFALGGLWHGANLNYLLWGVLTGLYLSIERVLTDWKITILPEIPYVKRTITYLFVLNIYSISWILFFTPDFGSALAAVQRIFVWSNGVAFPNMEPCIFALLVAILFHSAEEWPDKFKVKFQWKMALLPIVWILVLLALPSGNADFFYGQF
- a CDS encoding DUF1574 domain-containing protein; protein product: MKKKYIYLPLLFLIVLFFADKIFLLDFFQTSFYQEGNPVYYTQRKHLFEKLQKESSLKDKNLLLAFGDSRAYPYSIKTLPSSFAKDWTVYNFSGPQAVPAYGFYWFRKIIDAGIKPKAVFYVISPEGFDDSKGLFYEPFLRLGADEEFKNTYWEKFPFSDKLEVWKEKFFSIRKIKPGFKLFWSRLTGSKLKLYRADQNHENLILELGNGEQLAYASASNNPKKLEKDALRLKSIYLSGFTLGETEFFFVEEFLKLAEKEGIKTYLIWPKVYPGYREGYYELGLEKSWWPRIRELAFRYGASAADMNTLSSCDLYYDGSHQSVLCILEQSEILMNDLTGKKKLP